One Spinacia oleracea cultivar Varoflay chromosome 4, BTI_SOV_V1, whole genome shotgun sequence DNA segment encodes these proteins:
- the LOC110792128 gene encoding probable cinnamyl alcohol dehydrogenase 1 yields the protein MGSQDSERVITGWAARDPSGVLSPYSFPLRNTGAEDVYIKVLSCGICHTDLHQAKNDLGMSRYPMVPGHEVVGEVVEVGSNVNKFKVGDQVGVGVIVGCCRTCHPCKAEEEQYCNKKIWSYNDVYTDGNPTQGGFATNMIVDQKFIVKIPDGMKPEQAAPLLCAGLTVYSPLKHFGLNKSGLKGGILGLGGVGHMGVKIAKAMGHHVTVISSSDKKKKEALDDLGADEYVVSSNAEKMQELSDSLDYIIDTIPVHHQLEPYLPLLKLNGKLILNGVISTPLSFLTPMVMLGRKSITGSFIGSMKETEEMLQFCNEKGLKSQIEIVKMDYVNQAMERLEKNDVRYRFVVDVAGSKLDDQ from the exons ATGGGTAGCCAGGATTCAGAAAGAGTGATCACAGGGTGGGCTGCTAGAGACCCTTCTGGTGTTCTCTCCCCTTACTCCTTTCCTCTCAG GAATACAGGAGCAGAAGATGTATACATAAAGGTGCTATCCTGTGGAATATGTCACACTGATCTTCATCAAGCCAAGAATGATCTTGGCATGTCTCGCTACCCTATGGTTCCCGG ACATGAGGTGGTAGGTGAAGTGGTGGAGGTAGGATCAAATGTAAACAAGTTCAAAGTCGGTGATCAGGTCGGAGTTGGGGTGATCGTCGGATGCTGTAGGACCTGCCATCCTTGCAAGGCAGAAGAAGAGCAGTATTGTAACAAGAAGATCTGGTCCTACAATGATGTCTACACTGACGGTAACCCAACACAAGGAGGCTTTGCCACAAATATGATTGTTGATCAAAA GTTTATAGTGAAAATACCAGATGGAATGAAACCAGAGCAAGCAGCACCACTACTATGTGCAGGACTGACAGTATACAGCCCACTAAAACATTTCGGGCTGAACAAGAGTGGGCTGAAAGGAGGGATATTGGGCCTGGGAGGTGTGGGCCATATGGGAGTAAAGATAGCGAAAGCAATGGGGCATCACGTGACAGTGATAAGCTCATCTGataagaagaaaaaggaagCATTGGATGATTTGGGTGCTGATGAATATGTAGTGAGCTCAAATGCTGAGAAAATGCAAGAGTTGAGTGACTCACTTGACTACATTATTGACACCATACCGGTGCATCACCAACTCGAACCTTACCTTCCACTCTTGAAGTTGAATGGGAAGTTGATTTTGAATGGTGTTATCAGTACTCCTCTTTCGTTCCTCACTCCAATGGTCATGCTTG GGAGGAAGTCCATTACAGGAAGCTTTATAGGAAGCATGaaggaaacagaggagatgCTACAATTCTGCAatgaaaaaggtttaaaatCTCAGATTGAGATTGTTAAGATGGATTACGTTAACCAAGCTATGGAAAGGCTTGAGAAGAACGATGTTCGATACAGGTTCGTTGTCGATGTTGCCGGCAGTAAGCTTGATGATCAATAA
- the LOC110792129 gene encoding RNA pseudouridine synthase 4, mitochondrial, which produces MAGPSFLRQILRSSAASAATKTENLFKQPRYHFASAAVKEETHELTEKNDSGGRGKGKWVTLPPFTSTVNTDSLGRRLSRRDIEEANESIKTTTSALKWVIRCCPHLPQSLVQKLFRLRQVRRECLEGDVYSSGDAQEFRLKRVGAKDSMNKGERIFLPISVQGSSPVKKQPKYECSEAEMNFIRSLELYKDSAIIAINKPPKLPVQGGLGIKKSLDELAATSLRYDVMEPPRLVHRLDRDSSGILVMGRTQTSTAILHSVFREKTIGITKDKEVDWGKRILQKRYLALVFGVPKHVKGLISVPLAKVLVDDGKSERITVADNASSSQQAVTEYRVIESSSYGYTWLELSPVTGRKHQLRVHCAEVLGTPIVGDYKYGWQAHRRWEPLPSIPDEKFVEAKADPLGLNLECGSISEKQPHLHLHCKQMNLPNISVALKHVSPDMEYDFSKLETINLVAPLPLHMQRSWNLLKFLAQQDS; this is translated from the exons TGCCGCCGTTAAAGAGGAAACTCATGAGTTAACGGAGAAGAACGATAGTGGTGGGAGAGGCAAAGGAAAGTGGGTAACTTTACCGCCGTTTACCTCAACCGTTAACACTGACTCGCTTGGTAGAAGACTAAGCCGCCGGGATATCGAAGAAGCGAATGAGTCCATTAAAACGACGACGTCTGCTCTGAAATGGGTTATTCGTTGCTGTCCTCATCTCCCTCAATCACTTGTCCAGAAACTCTTTCGTCTTAGACAG GTTAGAAGAGAATGTTTAGAAGGAGACGTGTACAGCAGCGGTGATGCCCAAGAATTCAGGCTAAAAAGG GTGGGAGCTAAGGACTCGATGAATAAAGGAGAGCGTATCTTTCTTCCTATATCTGTACAAGGATCATCACCTGTCAAGAAGCAGCCGAAGTATGAGTGCAGCGAAGCAGAAATGAATTTCATTCGCAGCCTTGAGTTGTATAAG GATTCTGCCATTATTGCCATCAATAAACCCCCGAAACTGCCAGTACAG GGTGGCCTTGGGATCAAAAAGAGTttagatgaactggctgctACAAGTCTCAGATATGACGTTATGGAACCTCCCAGGCTG GTGCACAGACTCGATAGAGATAGTAGCGGAATCTTGGTGATGGGAAGAACACAAACAAGCACAGCAATCCTTCACTCTGTTTTCCGGGAGAAAACTATTGGTATAACAAAAGAT AAGGAGGTTGACTGGGGGAAGAGAATCCTACAGAAGAGATACTTGGCACTTGTCTTTGGGGTTCCCAAACATGTCAAGGGGTTGATTTCAGTACCCCTAGCAAAG GTGTTGGTAGATGATGGGAAGTCAGAGCGAATTACAGTTGCAGACAATGCTTCCTCATCTCAGCAGGCTGTGACAGAGTATAGGGTCATCGAGTCTTCTTCTTATG GGTATACATGGTTAGAACTATCCCCGGTCACTGGAAGGAAACACCAG CTCCGAGTGCATTGTGCAGAGGTACTCGGTACACCTATTGTAGGAGACTACAAATATGGTTGGCAAGCTCACCGGAGATGGGAACCTTTACCATCAATTCCTGATGAGAAATTTGTTGAAGCAAAAGCGGACCCACTTGGCCTGAATTTAGAGTGTGGAAGCATCTCCGAGAAGCAACCCCACTTACATCTGCACTGTAAACAGATGAATTTGCCCAACATATCTGTCGCTCTTAAGCATgtttcccctgatatggaataTGACTTCTCTAAGTTGGAGACCATAAACTTGGTAGCCCCCTTGCCATTGCACATGCAGAGGAGTTGGAATCTTCTGAAATTTCTCGCTCAGCAAGATTCCTGA